A genome region from Panicum virgatum strain AP13 chromosome 4K, P.virgatum_v5, whole genome shotgun sequence includes the following:
- the LOC120703692 gene encoding uncharacterized protein LOC120703692 isoform X1 produces the protein MEEKSQGELQAPTTMTMADDVKIPIEEEHPVSVVETTVPTGKDPRQASSSSSVETETAAEETERPASGTPATKGQDETSSAGTGDEQRGTAEGERNIQFGAVVAVLSFAVMLPGLSFSSALPKGPDNWRLDILMLLAFASCICGLSFMLLSMQLLGAAPEIRGFYHWAISRCLFYACIALPALTLLSLLLVMPFKLYLYVGLAVPPLAAVAVAAVHWYANSRSDGATEPPDGDDAAESTEQAEEMEASSKITGALMASSFGGLVGTLGALDKQQQPGDAAGDDDTLRATHVAIMFMFSTAVMSVLLMVLSMVALKIESRLRRRSLVGAIGHANVILLGLLAVAAFSAAFVVLRFYVLTAFISLALAALVQFIIQHFAAAKKGAGDGNEQGKAREKLDRQDVQPADPDPIQEKQLGWMADIGKQVTAWSLGGVMVIFGRFIGDSDRNHGKTAANKTCMFLLTSAFASGLGLMFLMSFRSGGPARGGFNAATNILACAALGTITAAALAIYGVVVMKS, from the exons ATGGAAGAAAAGTCACAG gGGGAGCTCCAAGCTCCAACCACGATGACCATGGCTGATGATGTTAAGATCCCGATCGAGGAAGAGCACCCGGTGTCCGTAGTCGAGACGACCGTGCCCACTGGCAAGGATCCAAGGCAGG CTTCGAGTTCATCATCTGTCGAGACGGAAACAGCCGCAGAGGAGACGGAGAGGCCTGCATCAGGAACACCAGCCACAAAAGGCCAG GATGAGACAAGCTCCGCGGGGACGGGGGACGAACAACGTGGCACGGCTGAGGGCGAGAGAAACATCCAGTTCGGCGCCGTGGTGGCCGTCCTCTCCTTCGCCGTGATGCTCCCCGGCCTCTCCTTCAGTTCGGCGTTGCCAAAGGGGCCGGACAACTGGCGCCTCGACATCCTCATGCTCCTCGCGTTCGCTTCTTGCATCTGCGGCTTATCCTTCATGCTCCTGAGCATGCAGCTGCTGGGGGCGGCCCCGGAGATCCGTGGCTTCTACCACTGGGCCATCTCTCGGTGCCTCTTCTACGCCTGCATCGCCTTACCGGCGCTGACACTGCTCAGCCTGCTGCTAGTCATGCCGTTCAAGCTCTACCTCTACGTTGGCCTCGCCGTGCCCCcgttggcggcggtggccgtcgccgccgtccactGGTACGCGAACAGCAGGAGCGACGGAGCAACAGAGCCTCcggacggcgacgacgcggcCGAGTCGACGGAGCAGGCGGAGGAGATGGAAGCCAGCTCAAAGATCACCGGGGCCTTGATGGCCTCGTCATTCGGGGGCCTCGTCGGCACGCTCGGAGCCCTGGACAAGCAACAGCAACCGGGagacgccgccggcgacgacgataCCCTCCGCGCCACCCACGTTGCCATCATGTTCATGTTCAGCACGGCAGTGATGAGCGTTCTCCTGATGGTCCTCTCGATGGTGGCGCTCAAGATTGAGAGCAGACTGCGTAGGCGGTCCCTCGTCGGAGCGATCGGGCACGCAAACGTCATCCTCCTCggcctgctcgccgtcgccgcattCTCGGCGGCATTCGTGGTGCTCAGGTTCTACGTGCTCACCGCGTTCATCTCCCTGGCCCTCGCTGCCCTCGTCCAGTTCATCATCCAGCACTTCGCAGCCGCCAAGAAGGGCGCCGGTGACGGTAATGAACAGGGGAAAGCCCGGGAGAAATTAGACCGGCAAGATGTGCAACCAGCTGATCCGGACCCGATCCAGGAGAAGCAGCTCGGGTGGATGGCTGACATAGGGAAGCAGGTGACCGCGTGGTCGCTGGGAGGAGTCATGGTGATCTTTGGGCGCTTCATCGGGGATTCTGACAGAAACCACGGCAAGACGGCGGCGAACAAGACCTGCATGTTCCTGCTGACCTCGGCGTTTGCGTCAGGGCTCGGGCTCATGTTCCTGATGAGCTTCCGGTCGGGCGGTCCGGCCAGGGGTGGCTTCAACGCGGCCACCAACATACTGGCCTGCGCCGCCCTGGGGACGATTACAGCAGCCGCGCTTGCCATCTATGGTGTGGTGGTGATGAAGTCATAG
- the LOC120703692 gene encoding uncharacterized protein LOC120703692 isoform X2: MTMADDVKIPIEEEHPVSVVETTVPTGKDPRQASSSSSVETETAAEETERPASGTPATKGQDETSSAGTGDEQRGTAEGERNIQFGAVVAVLSFAVMLPGLSFSSALPKGPDNWRLDILMLLAFASCICGLSFMLLSMQLLGAAPEIRGFYHWAISRCLFYACIALPALTLLSLLLVMPFKLYLYVGLAVPPLAAVAVAAVHWYANSRSDGATEPPDGDDAAESTEQAEEMEASSKITGALMASSFGGLVGTLGALDKQQQPGDAAGDDDTLRATHVAIMFMFSTAVMSVLLMVLSMVALKIESRLRRRSLVGAIGHANVILLGLLAVAAFSAAFVVLRFYVLTAFISLALAALVQFIIQHFAAAKKGAGDGNEQGKAREKLDRQDVQPADPDPIQEKQLGWMADIGKQVTAWSLGGVMVIFGRFIGDSDRNHGKTAANKTCMFLLTSAFASGLGLMFLMSFRSGGPARGGFNAATNILACAALGTITAAALAIYGVVVMKS; the protein is encoded by the exons ATGACCATGGCTGATGATGTTAAGATCCCGATCGAGGAAGAGCACCCGGTGTCCGTAGTCGAGACGACCGTGCCCACTGGCAAGGATCCAAGGCAGG CTTCGAGTTCATCATCTGTCGAGACGGAAACAGCCGCAGAGGAGACGGAGAGGCCTGCATCAGGAACACCAGCCACAAAAGGCCAG GATGAGACAAGCTCCGCGGGGACGGGGGACGAACAACGTGGCACGGCTGAGGGCGAGAGAAACATCCAGTTCGGCGCCGTGGTGGCCGTCCTCTCCTTCGCCGTGATGCTCCCCGGCCTCTCCTTCAGTTCGGCGTTGCCAAAGGGGCCGGACAACTGGCGCCTCGACATCCTCATGCTCCTCGCGTTCGCTTCTTGCATCTGCGGCTTATCCTTCATGCTCCTGAGCATGCAGCTGCTGGGGGCGGCCCCGGAGATCCGTGGCTTCTACCACTGGGCCATCTCTCGGTGCCTCTTCTACGCCTGCATCGCCTTACCGGCGCTGACACTGCTCAGCCTGCTGCTAGTCATGCCGTTCAAGCTCTACCTCTACGTTGGCCTCGCCGTGCCCCcgttggcggcggtggccgtcgccgccgtccactGGTACGCGAACAGCAGGAGCGACGGAGCAACAGAGCCTCcggacggcgacgacgcggcCGAGTCGACGGAGCAGGCGGAGGAGATGGAAGCCAGCTCAAAGATCACCGGGGCCTTGATGGCCTCGTCATTCGGGGGCCTCGTCGGCACGCTCGGAGCCCTGGACAAGCAACAGCAACCGGGagacgccgccggcgacgacgataCCCTCCGCGCCACCCACGTTGCCATCATGTTCATGTTCAGCACGGCAGTGATGAGCGTTCTCCTGATGGTCCTCTCGATGGTGGCGCTCAAGATTGAGAGCAGACTGCGTAGGCGGTCCCTCGTCGGAGCGATCGGGCACGCAAACGTCATCCTCCTCggcctgctcgccgtcgccgcattCTCGGCGGCATTCGTGGTGCTCAGGTTCTACGTGCTCACCGCGTTCATCTCCCTGGCCCTCGCTGCCCTCGTCCAGTTCATCATCCAGCACTTCGCAGCCGCCAAGAAGGGCGCCGGTGACGGTAATGAACAGGGGAAAGCCCGGGAGAAATTAGACCGGCAAGATGTGCAACCAGCTGATCCGGACCCGATCCAGGAGAAGCAGCTCGGGTGGATGGCTGACATAGGGAAGCAGGTGACCGCGTGGTCGCTGGGAGGAGTCATGGTGATCTTTGGGCGCTTCATCGGGGATTCTGACAGAAACCACGGCAAGACGGCGGCGAACAAGACCTGCATGTTCCTGCTGACCTCGGCGTTTGCGTCAGGGCTCGGGCTCATGTTCCTGATGAGCTTCCGGTCGGGCGGTCCGGCCAGGGGTGGCTTCAACGCGGCCACCAACATACTGGCCTGCGCCGCCCTGGGGACGATTACAGCAGCCGCGCTTGCCATCTATGGTGTGGTGGTGATGAAGTCATAG